Proteins encoded within one genomic window of candidate division WOR-3 bacterium:
- the gcvT gene encoding glycine cleavage system aminomethyltransferase GcvT: MLRRTPLFDEHVKLGAKIVPFGGFEMPLQYSSIIEEHRWVRKSVGIFDVSHMGEIIIKGPDALEFVSYITSNDPSKLEIMEAQYSALPTEKGTIVDDLLVYRLEDYFMLVVNASNIEKDFNWILNHKRGNVEIINMSYEIGEVAFQGPKAEEVLQRIVDGDLSQIKYYWSARINILGKEALVSRTGYTGEDGFEIYTDNKHIVEIFRKLLEFPEVKPAGLGARDSLRLEMGYCLYGNDIDETTNLIEAGLKWITKLEKPDFIGKEALVEIDQKGVSRKRVGFVVKESGNIPRHGYKIFDEAGNEIGVVTSGNISPSLNVPIGMGYVMKDYSKAGTQIFVEIRGKKVPAEIVKLPFYKEGSVKKA, encoded by the coding sequence ATGCTTCGTAGAACACCACTTTTTGATGAACACGTAAAACTGGGCGCAAAGATTGTGCCTTTCGGTGGTTTTGAGATGCCCTTGCAATACTCCTCCATTATTGAGGAACATAGGTGGGTAAGAAAGAGTGTCGGTATCTTCGATGTCTCTCATATGGGAGAAATCATTATCAAAGGTCCTGATGCCCTCGAGTTTGTATCTTATATCACGTCCAATGACCCTTCGAAGCTTGAGATTATGGAAGCTCAATATTCGGCCCTTCCTACCGAGAAAGGGACAATTGTAGATGACCTTTTAGTGTATAGACTGGAAGACTATTTTATGTTAGTGGTAAATGCTTCCAACATTGAAAAAGATTTTAACTGGATTTTAAATCACAAAAGGGGAAACGTTGAGATTATAAATATGTCTTATGAGATTGGTGAAGTTGCCTTTCAGGGGCCCAAGGCTGAAGAGGTTTTGCAGAGGATCGTTGATGGGGACCTATCACAAATCAAGTATTACTGGTCTGCACGGATTAATATTCTGGGGAAAGAAGCACTGGTATCGAGAACTGGTTACACAGGCGAGGATGGCTTTGAAATTTATACTGATAATAAACACATAGTGGAGATTTTTAGAAAACTTCTGGAGTTTCCAGAAGTTAAACCTGCCGGCCTTGGTGCGAGGGACTCATTGAGGCTGGAAATGGGATATTGCCTTTATGGAAACGATATTGATGAAACAACCAATTTGATAGAAGCAGGACTTAAGTGGATTACAAAACTCGAAAAGCCTGATTTTATTGGGAAAGAGGCACTTGTCGAGATTGATCAAAAAGGCGTTTCCAGGAAGAGAGTCGGATTCGTGGTTAAAGAAAGTGGCAATATCCCAAGACACGGCTATAAGATTTTTGATGAAGCGGGTAATGAAATCGGGGTTGTGACCAGTGGCAATATATCTCCGTCCTTGAATGTACCCATTGGTATGGGCTATGTCATGAAGGACTACTCAAAGGCAGGAACTCAAATATTTGTTGAAATTAGAGGGAAGAAAGTCCCTGCCGAGATTGTAAAACTTCCTTTTTACAAGGAAGGGAGCGTCAAAAAGGCTTAA
- a CDS encoding prepilin-type N-terminal cleavage/methylation domain-containing protein: MRRKGFTLLELAIVLVVIGLLIALVMRGMTLQSSAKVKRTAGDLRNIHTAVMVYYSKKNIYPGDTTGDGYIDSDAAAWDSLAKYSIAFKKPSPYGTNYKLDTLTVSGTLRNIIKVKLVDPAAKSDIDNLIDDGDTTKGAVFTQSADTTLVYVIE; this comes from the coding sequence ATGAGGCGTAAAGGCTTCACACTGCTGGAACTGGCCATTGTGCTGGTGGTCATAGGGCTCCTCATAGCCCTTGTGATGAGGGGCATGACCCTCCAATCGAGTGCGAAGGTTAAGAGGACTGCCGGAGACCTCAGAAATATCCACACTGCTGTGATGGTGTACTACAGCAAGAAGAACATATATCCGGGCGATACTACCGGGGATGGTTATATAGATAGCGACGCAGCCGCATGGGATTCCTTAGCTAAGTATAGCATTGCTTTCAAAAAACCCAGTCCGTATGGAACGAATTACAAACTTGATACTTTAACAGTTAGTGGTACTTTAAGAAACATTATTAAAGTTAAGCTAGTGGATCCTGCCGCGAAATCGGATATTGATAACCTTATCGATGACGGTGACACTACAAAAGGAGCTGTGTTTACACAATCAGCTGATACTACTCTGGTTTACGTCATTGAATAG
- a CDS encoding type II secretion system protein encodes MKRGFTLIEISIALILLGIIAGISIPLLTQTRRSKGIEETQQELQTYKKRIITYYKTYGKLPSHTTNYRLPSSLLQIPTKFLNDPINGIPYFYFADTTNTSDSIYIDGIPIGSIGAVIISAGPNGKFDGQNSDISSPDRYFQSKGTGDFDDILIAISQAELITSGTSTCPNYLVIVRNTSGSTIYAFPTQLQTGYTTINNNSSAIFGNVKPNEVILLSISSNFPPHQTNAFVPIILDWNGNCIVDVRITTRNNDVPIYTLDNN; translated from the coding sequence ATGAAACGCGGATTTACTTTAATAGAAATTTCCATCGCCCTGATTCTTTTAGGCATAATAGCCGGTATTTCCATACCCCTCTTAACACAGACAAGGAGATCAAAGGGCATCGAAGAAACCCAACAGGAACTTCAAACCTACAAAAAGCGTATAATAACCTATTACAAAACCTACGGTAAACTTCCTTCCCACACCACTAATTACAGACTACCATCTTCTCTTTTACAAATCCCGACAAAATTCTTAAACGATCCAATCAATGGGATACCATATTTTTACTTTGCTGATACAACCAATACCTCCGATTCAATTTATATAGACGGCATCCCTATCGGCAGTATTGGAGCGGTTATAATTTCGGCAGGACCAAACGGTAAATTTGACGGTCAGAATTCTGACATATCAAGTCCAGATAGGTATTTTCAGAGCAAAGGCACGGGGGATTTTGATGACATCTTAATAGCAATCTCTCAAGCAGAACTTATCACCAGTGGAACATCTACCTGTCCAAATTACCTCGTAATTGTAAGAAACACCAGCGGTTCAACCATTTACGCTTTCCCAACTCAACTACAAACAGGTTATACAACCATTAATAACAACTCCAGTGCGATCTTTGGAAATGTGAAACCAAATGAAGTAATTCTTCTTTCGATATCTTCAAACTTTCCCCCTCATCAGACCAACGCCTTTGTGCCGATAATCCTTGACTGGAATGGTAACTGCATTGTGGACGTGAGAATTACAACAAGAAACAATGATGTGCCGATCTACACCCTCGATAACAATTAA
- a CDS encoding prepilin-type N-terminal cleavage/methylation domain-containing protein yields MRKGFTLVELAIVLIVIGLIIVVVLRGQGLVENARISKLTRDFQGIQAAFYSYYDRYGMYPGDDSAAGTRWPGEVSGNGNGYVDPGEAPYVWSHMLKGGYVQGMPRGPYGNYIFGSMNFGSTYGFGNFVGGTGIPGNISEQIDKKNDDGIYNTGYIQGSRAYTSDTLTLYWKL; encoded by the coding sequence ATGAGGAAAGGATTTACATTGGTTGAACTTGCAATAGTTTTGATAGTAATTGGTCTCATCATTGTAGTAGTCCTCAGAGGGCAAGGGCTTGTGGAAAATGCAAGGATTTCGAAGTTGACCAGAGATTTTCAGGGGATTCAGGCAGCTTTTTACTCTTACTATGATAGATATGGAATGTACCCCGGCGATGATTCAGCTGCTGGAACAAGGTGGCCCGGAGAGGTAAGCGGTAATGGAAATGGGTATGTAGATCCGGGAGAGGCCCCTTACGTCTGGAGCCATATGTTGAAGGGTGGATATGTACAGGGAATGCCAAGAGGCCCTTATGGAAATTACATATTTGGTAGTATGAATTTTGGCTCTACCTATGGATTTGGAAATTTTGTGGGGGGAACCGGGATCCCGGGTAACATTTCTGAACAAATAGATAAGAAAAATGATGACGGAATTTATAACACAGGTTATATTCAGGGGTCGAGGGCCTATACCTCGGACACCCTGACATTATATTGGAAACTTTAG
- a CDS encoding type II secretion system F family protein → MEFVYIGLNARGEKVKGYIEAENEVVAVKILKEQGLTPLQVRKSTIFSFKPRYRVKRKELILFTMQLHSIISSGVPITVGLESLRDEAVSKDLKKVIEEIRLALLQGSSLYEAFSRFKTVFPPYYLGALKVGEESGTLPKTLERIVNVMQREEEQKDKTIKALIYPAFAVTTISIAAIFYLFYVLPRVIDLVKGLGTSLPFITVFVITVVGFLKKFVFLFVILLIVVIGALILMYQQKSTRVIIEKVLVEKLGILSDVLVKSFYAHFTTFLALMLEAGIDMSTALELLTFSTGNLYLVNLIERLKTLVTSGQRLGEAVRNLGFPPLFCSMVSIGEETGTLPKQLNSLSFYYESELTRTVERLQAILEPVLIIFIGVFAALIFVSVLLPIYQTIGSIR, encoded by the coding sequence ATGGAGTTCGTTTACATTGGATTAAACGCAAGGGGTGAAAAGGTAAAAGGTTATATCGAGGCTGAGAATGAAGTGGTCGCCGTAAAAATCTTGAAGGAGCAAGGACTAACCCCTTTACAAGTGAGAAAGTCTACAATATTTTCCTTTAAGCCAAGGTACAGGGTAAAGCGGAAGGAATTAATTTTATTCACAATGCAACTCCATTCTATTATAAGTTCTGGCGTTCCAATTACGGTGGGACTGGAAAGTTTAAGGGATGAAGCGGTGAGCAAAGACTTGAAAAAGGTTATTGAAGAGATACGTCTTGCCCTTCTTCAAGGAAGTTCTCTCTATGAGGCATTCTCTCGTTTTAAAACAGTTTTTCCGCCTTACTACCTTGGGGCTTTGAAAGTAGGTGAGGAGAGCGGAACTCTTCCCAAGACCTTAGAAAGGATTGTGAATGTTATGCAGAGGGAGGAGGAGCAGAAGGATAAGACCATCAAAGCCTTAATTTATCCAGCCTTTGCTGTTACTACGATATCTATCGCGGCTATTTTTTACCTCTTTTATGTGTTACCGAGGGTGATTGATCTGGTTAAGGGTCTTGGAACCAGCCTGCCTTTTATAACGGTTTTCGTAATCACCGTTGTAGGGTTTCTTAAAAAATTTGTTTTCCTTTTTGTGATCCTCTTGATTGTAGTTATAGGGGCTTTGATTTTAATGTATCAGCAAAAATCTACCAGAGTAATCATTGAGAAGGTTTTGGTGGAAAAGTTGGGCATTCTGTCGGATGTACTTGTTAAATCCTTTTATGCCCATTTTACGACCTTCCTTGCCTTAATGTTGGAGGCTGGAATCGATATGAGCACCGCCCTTGAGCTTTTGACCTTCAGTACAGGGAATTTATACCTTGTCAATCTGATCGAGAGATTAAAAACTCTCGTGACTTCGGGACAGAGGCTCGGGGAGGCGGTGAGGAATCTGGGTTTTCCGCCCCTTTTCTGTTCGATGGTTTCCATTGGTGAGGAAACGGGGACTTTACCTAAGCAGCTTAACAGCCTCTCTTTCTATTATGAATCTGAACTGACCCGCACCGTTGAGAGATTACAGGCCATTTTGGAGCCAGTTTTAATTATTTTCATCGGCGTATTCGCCGCATTGATTTTTGTCTCGGTCCTTTTGCCTATTTACCAGACCATAGGGAGTATAAGGTAA
- a CDS encoding metallophosphoesterase, whose translation MRIVILSDTHIPHRAKELPKEIKAEISSCDAIIHAGDFTSYNFYQDLQLLKKPIYAVRGNMDDDDLFSLLPEKLVFAIEGLKVGLYHGIGAPWGIEKKVLEKFQDDKDLNLIVFGHSHRPLKKEEKGLVLFNPGSPTDTIFAPRRSYGVMEVENGKILRLDHVFL comes from the coding sequence ATGAGGATTGTTATCCTATCGGATACCCACATTCCCCATAGGGCGAAAGAACTGCCAAAGGAGATAAAGGCTGAAATTTCGAGCTGTGATGCAATAATACACGCAGGGGATTTTACTTCCTATAATTTTTATCAAGATCTCCAGCTTTTGAAAAAGCCTATTTACGCCGTTAGGGGAAACATGGATGACGACGACCTTTTTTCTCTACTTCCTGAAAAACTTGTTTTTGCAATTGAGGGACTAAAAGTTGGCCTTTATCATGGAATAGGTGCGCCCTGGGGCATTGAGAAGAAGGTGCTGGAGAAATTTCAAGATGATAAAGATTTGAATTTGATAGTGTTTGGACATTCTCACAGGCCTCTAAAGAAGGAGGAGAAGGGTTTAGTTCTTTTTAACCCTGGCTCACCGACGGATACTATCTTCGCGCCGAGAAGGTCCTATGGAGTTATGGAAGTAGAGAATGGTAAGATATTGAGGTTAGATCATGTATTCTTGTAG
- a CDS encoding AAA family ATPase, which translates to MKSQELIYLNEAILEFFGLKVNPFTNTPNLDFHYESKSFQEGYSALYYVISRRLGFALITGEVGTGKTQLLRYFLKTSPFKMSSALVLNPLVKPKDLFKLILSDFGVKEASKVKEISVLTNLLYDFTLKKAREGERVVVFIDEAQDLPLDTMESLRLISNFETEDSKLIDIILVGQPELEKKLERYELRQLNQRIWVRVKLRPLDIDEIEPYLVVRFERAGAGRIFDNFIVGEVYNFSKGIPRLINALMERAMLAAFVDENKIIRPRHIKRAIESLMGEG; encoded by the coding sequence ATGAAATCACAAGAACTGATTTATTTAAACGAGGCCATTTTAGAGTTTTTCGGCCTTAAGGTTAATCCTTTTACCAATACCCCAAATTTAGATTTTCACTATGAATCTAAGTCCTTTCAGGAAGGATATTCTGCCCTCTACTACGTGATAAGTAGGAGGTTGGGCTTTGCATTGATCACGGGAGAAGTAGGCACTGGAAAAACCCAGCTTTTAAGGTACTTTTTAAAAACTTCACCTTTTAAGATGTCTTCAGCCTTGGTTTTGAATCCTCTTGTTAAGCCTAAGGACCTTTTTAAATTAATTTTGTCAGATTTTGGCGTGAAAGAGGCTTCAAAAGTTAAAGAAATCAGCGTGTTGACGAATCTGCTTTACGATTTTACTTTGAAGAAAGCTCGGGAGGGGGAAAGAGTCGTTGTTTTTATTGACGAGGCCCAGGACCTACCCCTTGATACTATGGAATCGCTAAGGCTTATTTCCAATTTTGAAACAGAGGATTCAAAACTCATCGACATCATTCTCGTTGGACAACCTGAACTTGAGAAGAAATTGGAACGGTATGAGTTGAGACAGCTAAATCAGAGAATTTGGGTGAGGGTGAAACTAAGGCCGTTGGATATTGACGAAATAGAACCTTACCTGGTAGTGCGTTTTGAAAGGGCTGGGGCGGGGAGAATCTTTGATAATTTTATTGTAGGAGAAGTTTACAATTTCTCAAAGGGGATTCCAAGGCTAATCAATGCGCTAATGGAACGAGCTATGCTTGCTGCATTCGTTGACGAGAACAAGATAATCCGTCCGAGACACATCAAAAGGGCAATTGAGAGTTTGATGGGGGAAGGCTAA
- a CDS encoding type II secretion system protein codes for MQEDTGESPMSPTSNFKKGFSLIELSVALVVMGLLTAVAIPITLSVTRNQKIRQAESELENIRGLIISSYNVNGKLPSHDATYTLPTAKLGIPDQYKNDPIKGIPYLYYADTVSGSNDTIYVDGIPLGGLSAVIISAGPNGKFDGENATPGDRRFASTGTGDFDDVLYYVCELDLAPSTTNTSTNICNNYTLIVRNKNQRSKITEYGRVLSTTTTNFSVAYLSSYTLTGISPVACIQLSPDNTYQQNRTYWFNIATYNEGSDCTVEVVIYTDQYNVAGSDPPAITRDLYR; via the coding sequence ATGCAGGAAGATACAGGAGAATCTCCAATGTCTCCTACCTCAAATTTTAAAAAAGGCTTCAGCCTTATCGAACTCTCCGTCGCCTTAGTAGTAATGGGACTCCTTACCGCCGTTGCCATCCCAATAACTCTAAGTGTAACGAGAAATCAAAAGATAAGGCAAGCAGAAAGTGAACTCGAAAACATTAGAGGGTTAATAATCTCCTCTTACAATGTTAACGGTAAACTCCCATCCCATGACGCAACGTATACCCTTCCCACAGCAAAGCTCGGTATTCCCGACCAATACAAGAATGATCCTATAAAAGGTATCCCTTACCTCTATTATGCGGACACCGTATCAGGGTCTAACGATACAATTTATGTCGATGGCATCCCCCTTGGAGGCCTTTCGGCAGTGATTATTAGCGCTGGACCAAATGGAAAATTCGATGGTGAAAATGCGACGCCGGGAGATCGAAGATTTGCATCCACAGGAACAGGGGACTTTGATGATGTTTTATATTATGTGTGCGAGTTGGACTTAGCCCCCTCCACAACTAATACCTCAACCAATATCTGCAATAACTATACTCTTATTGTGCGAAACAAAAACCAGAGGTCTAAAATAACTGAATATGGCCGAGTGCTTTCAACAACTACAACCAACTTTTCAGTAGCCTATCTTTCAAGTTACACTCTCACCGGTATCTCGCCTGTGGCTTGTATTCAACTTTCACCCGATAATACATATCAGCAAAATAGAACTTACTGGTTTAATATAGCGACTTACAATGAGGGCTCCGACTGTACAGTTGAGGTGGTGATTTACACTGACCAATATAATGTTGCGGGCAGTGACCCACCCGCTATAACGAGGGATCTATACAGATGA
- a CDS encoding sigma 54-interacting transcriptional regulator: MLKRLKVEESSYSQVLSELIEFVFQLLSEVFQDFKYGVVLTKPTGKPIQIISKGINEAELNGLIQQLELSATPKDSPFKINGFKIYPLKGKLGSYGYIFVAEGAGSESAYLERASETFSKITELLSLLDYHFVDPGTGLPGKKYLLDRIDEQIQRKIRYKEDFSLIIIKLDNFEELSRNLPEESFDALIRDIARFITRMKKKSDILCRFDLDKLAILMPHTTSEGTKTFIERLSSALNFESFHINHTAVKCKFSLGYINSEDLHTLEHDEFVLNALLQLTTKGKKAQSQENLFTVEIIGNSSKMAKIKEEILIASQTDMTVLILGETGTGKELVARKIHELSARRDKPFVIIDCASIPETLLESELFGHEKGAFTGATSRKIGLFESAAGGTVFLDEIEATSPGMQAKLLRAIEEKTIRRVGGTELIPIDVRIISASNVDLEEEVKKGNFRKDLYYRISGMVIKLPPLRERKEDIPELVNYFIKKYSIEEGKIIKGVTPAVYELLKSYDWPGNVRELEKEVERMIAFTEDGGYITVDKLSPKITAMESHVFSLDELVENYEKNILIDALLSCDWNETKAAKMLGISRTSLIAKMRKYNIKKRENGTWN, translated from the coding sequence ATGCTCAAGAGGTTAAAAGTTGAGGAGTCTTCCTATTCGCAAGTCTTATCAGAGCTCATAGAGTTCGTTTTTCAACTCCTCTCAGAGGTCTTCCAGGATTTTAAATACGGCGTCGTTTTAACCAAGCCAACAGGAAAGCCCATTCAAATAATTTCAAAGGGAATAAACGAGGCAGAATTAAATGGACTCATACAACAGTTGGAACTTTCCGCCACTCCAAAGGACTCTCCCTTCAAGATCAACGGATTTAAAATTTACCCATTAAAAGGAAAACTGGGCTCTTATGGTTACATCTTTGTTGCAGAAGGCGCTGGATCCGAATCTGCCTATTTGGAAAGGGCTTCAGAAACCTTTTCCAAAATCACGGAACTCTTAAGCCTTCTCGATTACCATTTTGTGGATCCAGGAACGGGGCTTCCAGGGAAAAAATATCTCCTCGACCGCATTGATGAGCAGATTCAGAGGAAAATAAGGTACAAGGAAGACTTTTCATTAATAATCATAAAGTTAGATAACTTCGAGGAACTTTCGAGAAACCTGCCTGAGGAATCCTTCGATGCTCTCATCAGAGATATTGCACGTTTTATCACAAGAATGAAAAAAAAAAGTGACATCCTATGCAGATTTGACTTAGACAAGCTTGCAATCTTGATGCCGCACACAACATCTGAAGGTACAAAAACCTTCATAGAAAGGTTAAGCTCTGCACTAAATTTTGAATCCTTTCATATAAACCACACTGCTGTAAAATGCAAATTTTCTCTTGGATACATCAATTCAGAAGACTTACACACTTTAGAGCACGACGAATTCGTCCTAAATGCTCTACTACAACTAACTACTAAAGGCAAAAAGGCACAATCTCAGGAAAACCTTTTCACCGTTGAGATTATCGGGAACTCCAGCAAGATGGCAAAAATAAAGGAGGAGATCCTAATTGCCTCCCAAACTGATATGACCGTTCTTATACTGGGGGAAACTGGCACGGGTAAGGAGCTTGTTGCAAGAAAAATCCATGAATTGAGTGCGAGGAGGGATAAACCCTTCGTAATAATTGATTGTGCTTCAATACCCGAAACCCTCTTAGAGTCTGAACTTTTCGGACACGAAAAGGGAGCCTTTACGGGAGCGACCTCAAGAAAAATTGGGCTCTTTGAATCCGCAGCCGGTGGCACTGTGTTCCTTGATGAAATTGAAGCCACATCGCCAGGTATGCAGGCAAAATTACTAAGGGCCATCGAAGAAAAGACTATAAGAAGAGTGGGGGGTACAGAGCTCATACCCATCGATGTAAGGATAATTTCAGCATCAAATGTCGATCTTGAAGAGGAAGTTAAAAAGGGAAACTTTAGAAAAGACCTCTATTACAGAATCTCTGGAATGGTGATAAAGTTACCACCCCTCAGAGAAAGGAAAGAGGATATTCCTGAACTGGTGAACTACTTTATCAAAAAATACTCCATTGAAGAAGGCAAAATTATAAAAGGGGTCACACCTGCTGTCTACGAACTTCTAAAATCCTACGACTGGCCTGGAAATGTGAGGGAGCTGGAAAAGGAAGTTGAGCGAATGATCGCCTTTACGGAGGACGGTGGATATATTACCGTTGACAAACTGTCCCCCAAAATTACAGCCATGGAATCCCATGTCTTCTCCCTCGACGAGCTCGTGGAAAACTATGAGAAAAACATTCTGATCGATGCCCTTCTCAGCTGTGATTGGAATGAGACGAAGGCGGCAAAGATGCTGGGGATTTCAAGAACCAGCCTCATTGCAAAGATGAGAAAGTACAACATTAAAAAGAGGGAAAATGGAACCTGGAATTAA
- a CDS encoding prepilin-type N-terminal cleavage/methylation domain-containing protein — MEPGINRLRKAFTLLELAIVLILIGILIGIVVRGMQTNYTAKVNATVESYRVNLYAVENYFNTYRKYPGDNNSDGKIESDAIPVLRASGFDVKTTNPFGGTFTILWRNFVSDSGNYIYSDRIPLSADSLIDAKIDDGDLDAGRYRRISNVSYLKF; from the coding sequence ATGGAACCTGGAATTAATAGGTTAAGGAAGGCATTCACTCTGCTGGAATTGGCCATAGTGTTAATACTTATTGGCATTCTTATCGGAATTGTTGTGAGGGGTATGCAAACAAATTACACTGCTAAGGTCAACGCGACTGTTGAATCTTATAGAGTTAATCTCTACGCCGTTGAAAACTATTTTAATACTTACAGAAAATACCCGGGTGATAATAATAGCGACGGTAAGATCGAAAGTGATGCGATACCTGTTTTGCGAGCCAGCGGCTTTGATGTGAAAACTACCAATCCCTTTGGCGGCACCTTTACCATTTTATGGAGAAACTTCGTGAGTGACAGCGGGAACTACATTTATTCCGATAGAATTCCCCTTAGTGCCGATTCTCTGATTGATGCTAAAATCGATGATGGGGACCTGGATGCAGGAAGATACAGGAGAATCTCCAATGTCTCCTACCTCAAATTTTAA
- a CDS encoding HU family DNA-binding protein yields MRKQDIVDEIYQQTGLPKKDIQLVVNLFLDTVKKAFFRGERVELRGFGVFEVKQRKSRVGRNPKTKEVIKIPARKVVTFKPSKLVKGLKEEE; encoded by the coding sequence ATGAGGAAGCAGGATATAGTAGATGAAATTTACCAGCAGACAGGTTTACCAAAGAAGGATATTCAGCTCGTGGTGAATCTATTCCTTGACACCGTTAAAAAAGCATTTTTCAGGGGCGAGAGAGTTGAGTTGAGAGGTTTTGGGGTTTTTGAGGTAAAACAAAGGAAAAGCAGGGTTGGAAGGAATCCCAAAACTAAAGAGGTTATCAAAATCCCTGCAAGAAAGGTTGTGACTTTTAAACCATCAAAACTTGTTAAAGGGTTGAAGGAGGAAGAGTAA
- a CDS encoding ATPase, T2SS/T4P/T4SS family: MESKKYTLKLGEILLNMGFITETELKLALEEQTRTGEKLGEILLRLGLVTEEEISYAIAHQAGVEFINLEEVIINPAVIKLVPYNVARENKVVPITTDGKSIVVAIQDPFNFKAIDTIEQITGLRVIVKVAREEQILRTIENIYGLHVSSDEDFEANIREAIRIQQLGAEVAPIANIVNLIVLKGIQLDATDIHIEPSDKVSRIRYRVDGVLHPIYTIPRRLHPSIVTRIKIMSNLDIGEQRVPQDGGFNFQLGMKNINIRVSTYPTPYGESVVLRILERTNIILGLEKLGLSQEKLVRIRNLIQKSFGIIVVCGPTGSGKTTTLNSILLELNSLEKNIMTIEDPIEYRLSLIKQSQVNEKAGFTFANALRSILRHDPDVILVGEMRDRETAELAFQASLTGHLVLTTIHANTAIQAIPRLLNLGVDPYIMSVGLIAIIGQRLVRRVCENCKVAQPVDINLVKKFGLEKYFAKDEKEYVGRGCSHCFHTGYRGRTGIFEILEITEEVRELIQRGAPLHEIETVVKYETMLEDGIKKVKEGITNLSEVLRVIG, encoded by the coding sequence GTGGAAAGTAAAAAGTACACCTTAAAACTCGGGGAAATATTGCTCAACATGGGTTTTATTACCGAGACAGAGCTTAAGCTTGCTTTAGAGGAACAAACTCGGACAGGGGAAAAACTGGGGGAGATACTTTTGAGGCTCGGCCTTGTTACAGAAGAGGAAATTTCTTATGCTATTGCCCACCAGGCTGGCGTTGAATTTATAAATCTGGAAGAGGTGATAATTAATCCAGCGGTAATTAAGCTCGTTCCTTATAATGTTGCAAGAGAAAATAAGGTTGTCCCGATAACTACCGATGGTAAATCAATTGTCGTAGCCATCCAGGATCCCTTTAATTTCAAGGCTATTGACACTATTGAGCAAATCACTGGACTTAGAGTCATAGTAAAAGTGGCAAGGGAAGAGCAGATTTTGAGAACTATTGAAAATATTTACGGTCTCCATGTTAGTTCCGATGAAGACTTTGAAGCCAATATAAGAGAGGCTATCAGGATCCAACAACTTGGCGCAGAAGTGGCTCCCATTGCAAATATTGTCAATCTGATCGTTTTAAAAGGAATCCAGTTGGATGCTACAGATATCCACATTGAGCCATCGGATAAGGTTTCCAGGATAAGGTACCGTGTTGATGGGGTATTGCATCCCATTTACACCATTCCAAGGAGACTCCATCCCTCCATTGTCACCAGGATTAAAATTATGTCTAACCTCGATATTGGCGAGCAGAGGGTTCCACAGGATGGGGGGTTTAACTTCCAGTTGGGTATGAAAAATATAAACATAAGGGTATCTACCTATCCAACGCCTTATGGGGAAAGTGTGGTTTTGAGGATTCTCGAGAGGACAAATATTATACTGGGGCTTGAGAAACTGGGCCTTTCCCAGGAAAAACTCGTGAGAATAAGAAATTTGATCCAAAAGTCCTTTGGGATTATTGTGGTATGTGGACCAACGGGATCAGGTAAAACTACGACTTTGAATTCCATTTTGTTAGAGCTAAATTCCCTTGAAAAGAACATTATGACCATAGAGGATCCTATAGAGTACAGGTTATCGCTGATAAAACAGTCCCAGGTCAATGAAAAGGCGGGATTTACCTTTGCCAACGCCCTAAGGAGTATTTTAAGGCACGACCCTGATGTTATTCTGGTAGGTGAAATGAGGGACCGAGAGACGGCTGAATTGGCCTTCCAGGCGTCCCTTACCGGGCATTTGGTCTTAACAACTATTCATGCCAATACGGCGATTCAGGCTATTCCGAGACTTTTAAATCTTGGTGTTGATCCATACATAATGTCAGTGGGGCTCATTGCTATCATCGGGCAGAGGTTGGTGAGGAGGGTGTGTGAAAACTGCAAGGTGGCTCAGCCTGTGGATATTAATTTAGTTAAAAAATTTGGTCTCGAAAAGTACTTTGCTAAGGATGAGAAGGAATACGTTGGTAGGGGCTGCTCCCACTGCTTCCACACTGGCTATCGTGGCAGAACGGGAATTTTTGAGATTCTTGAAATAACAGAAGAGGTAAGGGAACTAATCCAGAGAGGTGCTCCCCTTCATGAGATTGAGACTGTTGTCAAATATGAAACGATGTTGGAGGACGGAATAAAAAAGGTAAAAGAGGGGATTACCAATCTAAGTGAGGTTTTGAGAGTCATAGGTTGA